The Triticum aestivum cultivar Chinese Spring chromosome 3A, IWGSC CS RefSeq v2.1, whole genome shotgun sequence genome includes a region encoding these proteins:
- the LOC123058505 gene encoding uncharacterized protein, with product MQVVTDNASNNMGAKKMLLEKRPKIFWSSCATHTINLMLQGIGSLKRFKTIIDQAKNLTIFIYAHHKTLALMRVATKRRDIIRPGVTRFASAFLTLQSLLEKKDALRYMVVERAWEDMKNVKTKKGKDATAMVMDANFWKGVLLCIKVFEPLVRVLRLVDGDIKPSMAWLYGELVNAKREMKEAFNNLERNYKDTMGIVEKKMNGRLDSPLHMAAYVLNPHYSYADSSVFTTANEGFQECAEQYYANDHDTCMLVVNDEFLKYENKEGTFGKKLAKACENKSYSPDTYQEKK from the exons ATGCAAGTGGTGACGGACAATGCTTCCAATAACATGGGAGCCAAGAAAATGTTGCTTGAGAAGAGGCCGAAGATCTTTTGGAGCTCTTGTGCAACTCACACTATCAACTTAATGCTCCAAGGAATTGGCAGCCTCAAGAGATTCAAAACAATAATTGATCAAGCAAAGAACCTCACCATCTTCATCTATGCGCATCACAAGACTTTGGCATTGATGAGGGTTGCTACAAAAAGGAGAGATATCATAAGGCCGGGGGTGACTAGATTTGCTTCCGCTTTTCTCACATTGCAAAGTTtgttggagaagaaagatgctttAAGGTATATGGTGGTTGAAAGAGCTTGGGAAGATATGAAAAATGTGAAAACAAAGAAAGGCAAGGATGCAACGGCAATGGTGATGGATGCAAACTTTTGGAAAGGTGTGCTCCTATGCATAAAGGTGTTTGAGCCATTGGTGAGAGTACTTCGTTTGGTTGATGGGGATATTAAGCCATCAATGGCTTGGTTGTATGGAGAGTTGGTGAATGCAAAGAGGGAGATGAAGGAGGCATTTAACAACTTGGAGAGGAACTACAAAGATACTATGGGCATTGTTGAAAAGAAGATGAATGGAAGGCTAGATTCTCCACTGCACATGGCCGCATATGTGTTGAACCCACACTATAGTTATGCAGATAGCTCCGTCTTTACCACTGCAAATGAAGGATTTCAGGAGTGTGCTGAACAATACTATGCAAATGATCATGATACTTGCATGCTGGTTGTCAATGACGAGTTTCTGAAATATGAAAACAAAGAAGGAACTTTTGGAAAGAAGCTTGCAAAAGCATGTGAAAATAAAAGCTACAGCCCCG ATACATACCAAGAGAAGAAATAG